One Ignavibacterium sp. DNA segment encodes these proteins:
- a CDS encoding T9SS type A sorting domain-containing protein — MKQLGNDNQPFGQASYWDNSIWNSVPPAQPITLSLDKHHFLSIQDFKPLSYEKFNRWEDNLSNKCYRNWDTLSLKATTTQVFSRFIPKITGITIKNSLEGTTLSGGNIKFKDPWLADTTEPPYGLRNQGMSAPFREQPSPFMPDYSTSYDGDVYKGVFLGQTPDPQNPNKPYYKVGMPDEQIISVNGQNRKFYPIGWGGSGVTIQSPGAETGIVFNSPNAVAIATLKGQLMSNSTTGISSNSQRKMVRTDNGIYHLVYESMGNVYYTHSLTSNFDGQWAEEQWVDVDAKNPAIAYYGNIVYIVFEKYSPGNPSNTYIKLIDYQPTSSGIYHYISEQFLAQYPVSYFGNAKPIVGAGAYFITVVYRKNSTEGLKEKTKWKIGGNWNWGSENSIPETDANSINPSIAVFPQNFHLVFESLNKINYKQAYIKNTATWWYNPINILSDGSGFTKNNYPNISVSSGSPTYLLVSWLGAYNNTQSKIIAKENDYGLKREAVVVKAGYNNSWGGSTNFSNNVNFTNNNSINSSAGSIITWSESNGLYSKFVKRNSNGNYSTIANLSTSGIQTMVSNGSSFDNIKVMVFNTSTPAPYLLNKCTNNFVQGGLSKIGETEIADISYGRAGVVEKNGMEFLFNIGDVSLNGQTIQFIERIDTLPVNSLEELNEFARTESFNLNSQSELIFSNYYYVVNPSLADSVLTDIFYVNFKCELVNSATNQVIGTFDNITYNKSNVDEYNNTGYLVDCSGIESGDYFLRLFTTVSKDVNLFISDFQRDDINLEKSNLIKRNFKGEGLPTTYELAQNYPNPFNPSTTIKYQLPKDGIVTLKVYDILGSEVATLVNEQKTAGRYEVSFNASQLASGVYIYRLQSGEYISSRKMMLLK; from the coding sequence TTGAAGCAATTAGGCAATGACAATCAACCATTTGGTCAAGCTTCCTACTGGGATAACTCAATATGGAATTCAGTTCCTCCGGCGCAACCAATTACTTTGTCATTGGATAAACATCATTTCCTTTCTATTCAGGATTTTAAACCATTGAGTTACGAAAAATTTAACAGGTGGGAAGATAATCTTTCTAATAAATGTTATAGAAATTGGGATACACTTTCACTCAAAGCTACAACAACTCAAGTTTTTTCAAGATTCATACCCAAAATTACTGGTATCACAATCAAAAACAGTCTTGAGGGTACAACTTTAAGTGGTGGTAATATTAAATTCAAAGACCCGTGGTTAGCTGATACAACGGAACCACCATATGGTTTACGCAATCAAGGTATGAGTGCCCCTTTTAGAGAGCAACCATCTCCATTTATGCCTGATTATTCAACCAGTTACGACGGGGATGTTTACAAAGGCGTCTTCCTGGGACAAACACCTGATCCACAAAATCCTAATAAACCCTACTACAAAGTCGGTATGCCTGATGAGCAGATAATTTCAGTTAATGGTCAAAACAGAAAGTTCTATCCTATTGGATGGGGTGGTTCAGGTGTTACAATTCAATCTCCGGGTGCAGAAACCGGGATTGTATTTAACTCTCCAAACGCTGTTGCAATCGCTACATTAAAAGGACAACTTATGTCTAATTCAACAACAGGTATAAGCAGCAACAGTCAGCGTAAAATGGTAAGAACAGATAACGGGATATATCATTTGGTATATGAATCTATGGGAAATGTTTACTATACACACAGCTTAACTTCAAACTTTGATGGTCAGTGGGCTGAAGAACAATGGGTTGATGTTGATGCTAAAAATCCTGCCATAGCTTATTACGGTAATATTGTTTATATAGTTTTTGAAAAATACTCCCCCGGCAATCCTTCTAATACATATATTAAGTTAATAGATTATCAACCTACAAGTTCCGGTATTTATCACTATATATCGGAACAGTTCTTGGCTCAATATCCAGTTTCATATTTCGGTAATGCAAAACCCATTGTAGGTGCTGGTGCGTATTTTATAACTGTTGTATATCGGAAAAACAGCACTGAAGGATTAAAAGAAAAAACAAAATGGAAAATTGGGGGTAACTGGAATTGGGGCTCAGAAAACTCAATTCCCGAGACAGATGCCAATTCAATAAATCCGTCTATTGCAGTATTTCCACAAAATTTTCATCTTGTGTTTGAATCCTTAAATAAAATAAATTATAAACAGGCTTATATTAAGAACACAGCTACTTGGTGGTACAATCCTATCAATATTTTATCCGACGGCAGTGGTTTTACAAAAAACAATTATCCTAATATAAGTGTTTCAAGTGGCTCACCAACCTATCTTCTTGTTAGCTGGCTGGGAGCATATAATAACACTCAATCAAAAATCATAGCAAAAGAAAATGACTACGGGTTAAAAAGAGAAGCTGTCGTTGTTAAGGCTGGTTATAACAACAGTTGGGGTGGTTCTACAAATTTTAGTAACAATGTTAATTTTACAAATAACAATTCAATCAATTCTTCAGCTGGTTCAATAATAACCTGGAGCGAAAGTAATGGTTTGTATTCCAAATTTGTTAAACGAAACTCTAATGGCAACTACAGTACAATTGCTAATTTATCAACAAGCGGAATACAAACAATGGTTAGTAACGGAAGCAGTTTCGATAACATTAAGGTAATGGTTTTTAATACTTCAACACCCGCTCCATACCTGTTGAATAAATGTACAAATAATTTTGTTCAGGGAGGTTTATCAAAAATCGGCGAAACTGAAATTGCAGATATAAGCTACGGCAGAGCAGGTGTTGTTGAAAAAAATGGTATGGAGTTTTTATTTAATATCGGAGATGTGTCATTAAATGGTCAAACTATCCAATTTATTGAAAGAATAGATACGCTGCCTGTTAATAGTTTGGAAGAATTAAACGAGTTTGCAAGAACTGAATCATTTAATCTAAACTCTCAAAGTGAACTGATTTTTTCAAATTATTATTATGTTGTAAACCCTTCTCTGGCTGATTCAGTATTAACAGACATTTTTTATGTAAACTTTAAATGTGAGCTTGTTAATTCGGCAACAAATCAGGTTATTGGTACCTTTGATAATATTACTTATAACAAATCAAACGTAGATGAATATAATAATACCGGTTACCTTGTGGATTGCTCGGGCATAGAAAGCGGAGATTACTTTCTGAGATTATTTACTACTGTTAGTAAAGATGTTAACTTGTTTATATCTGATTTCCAGCGGGATGATATTAACCTTGAAAAATCAAATTTAATAAAAAGGAACTTCAAAGGTGAAGGATTACCAACAACTTATGAGTTGGCACAAAATTATCCGAATCCATTTAATCCAAGCACAACTATTAAATACCAACTGCCAAAAGATGGAATTGTTACACTTAAGGTTTATGATATACTTGGTAGTGAAGTGGCAACATTGGTTAATGAACAAAAAACTGCTGGCAGATATGAAGTAAGCTTTAATGCATCACAACTGGCAAGCGGTGTTTACATCTATAGATTACAATCCGGCGAATACATTTCTTCCAGAAAGATGATGCTGCTTAAGTAA
- a CDS encoding glucosyl transferase — translation MKNITLLSLILLLLISASCNTTEPPPPDGEKPTLELKLEDVSCIEAWIELTATNLQHPATITLKQFNPTGDTVTQNIILSNADSLLYIDSLLPNQTYKFITTIEQSNNKSNELSVTTLDTTSHNFTFQSWTFGTIGSSTLYDVAIIAENNIWAVGEIMIADTSINGYTMYNAVHWDGSEWKLHRIMFYTICGQQHQNAYAASSIFAFSEKDIWVGMQGSQIARLTDTAQIGTYCVPISIRKLWGTDSQNIYAVGVNGQIAHYNGQSWSKIESGTISVIGDISGIQSKNGEYVKYCAADNVLLRIDGDNNVSRINVIQGMFLNSVWAASNNLVYTAGNGIVFYKNDKWQKTDRPDLNTIFSVNGQSYNDIVGLSSNLSIFHFNGYSSNSIHTGSNNIYVKIQIKNNTIATIGWQDDKALITILYRN, via the coding sequence ATGAAAAACATCACCTTACTCTCACTCATACTCTTACTCTTAATCTCAGCATCCTGCAACACAACTGAGCCGCCACCGCCGGATGGCGAAAAGCCAACGCTTGAATTAAAGCTTGAAGATGTTTCCTGCATTGAAGCGTGGATTGAATTAACTGCTACCAATCTCCAACACCCAGCAACCATAACACTAAAACAATTTAACCCGACTGGTGATACCGTAACTCAGAATATTATTCTGAGCAACGCAGACTCACTACTTTACATTGATTCCCTGCTGCCAAACCAAACATACAAGTTCATTACAACAATTGAGCAATCTAACAATAAAAGCAATGAACTTTCTGTTACTACGCTTGACACAACCAGCCACAACTTTACTTTCCAGAGTTGGACATTTGGCACTATTGGCAGCAGCACACTTTACGATGTAGCAATAATAGCTGAAAACAATATCTGGGCAGTTGGAGAAATAATGATAGCAGATACAAGCATTAATGGTTACACAATGTATAACGCAGTGCACTGGGATGGAAGTGAATGGAAATTACACAGAATTATGTTTTATACGATATGTGGACAGCAGCACCAAAATGCGTATGCAGCCTCATCGATTTTTGCATTTTCAGAAAAAGATATTTGGGTTGGGATGCAAGGAAGTCAGATAGCACGATTAACAGATACAGCACAAATAGGAACTTATTGCGTTCCGATATCTATAAGGAAACTCTGGGGAACAGATAGTCAGAATATATATGCTGTGGGTGTAAATGGGCAGATCGCTCACTACAACGGACAAAGCTGGAGTAAGATTGAAAGCGGAACAATATCAGTAATAGGTGATATTTCTGGAATTCAAAGCAAAAATGGTGAATATGTTAAGTATTGTGCTGCAGATAATGTTTTGTTAAGGATAGATGGTGATAATAATGTTTCAAGAATTAACGTTATTCAGGGAATGTTCCTAAATTCTGTCTGGGCAGCATCAAATAATTTAGTATATACTGCAGGGAATGGAATAGTTTTTTATAAAAATGATAAATGGCAAAAAACTGATAGGCCTGATCTAAACACTATTTTCAGTGTAAACGGTCAATCATATAATGATATTGTTGGTTTAAGTTCAAACCTCTCAATTTTTCATTTTAACGGATACAGTTCGAACTCGATCCATACGGGGTCAAATAATATTTATGTAAAGATTCAAATTAAAAATAATACAATAGCCACCATTGGGTGGCAGGATGATAAAGCACTGATAACAATATTATATAGAAACTAA
- a CDS encoding transposase yields the protein MSETKRERKHYSPDQKVLILRELLENNLPISQLAEKYQVHPNDIYNWKKKLFEYAKDIFQSKSVNQKQTSLEQKKIEKLQSKLRDREEAIAFLLKENIEIKKSIDGEI from the coding sequence ATGTCCGAAACAAAAAGAGAAAGAAAACATTACTCCCCGGATCAGAAAGTTCTTATCCTTAGAGAACTTCTTGAAAACAATCTTCCCATCAGCCAGCTTGCTGAAAAGTACCAGGTTCACCCTAACGACATCTATAACTGGAAGAAAAAACTCTTTGAATATGCTAAAGATATTTTTCAGAGTAAATCAGTTAATCAGAAACAAACCTCCCTGGAACAGAAAAAGATTGAAAAGCTTCAGTCTAAATTAAGAGATCGTGAGGAGGCGATAGCCTTTCTGCTTAAAGAAAACATCGAAATAAAAAAAAGTATAGATGGGGAGATATGA
- a CDS encoding S8 family serine peptidase codes for MNKLVLLFLLMFCLVQLRINAQNDLDEKVRTQIISNTDTLALKSFKEKQKQKSEINKEKINNLIKKNPNLLIRSSKNGKTIELKEIKNGRPVYRTTFNRVAAQTTSTDDVWSSPFNLDGSGINIGLWDGGAVDEFHTSFREGTYGQKHVFYVDPDTIPIDDHATHVAGTIVADDDNFNSKGMASKSIIISRDWNEDVIEMTNAAALLDPNFPNGILLSNHSYATITGWEWGDLRKVGSDAWYWMAGNMDIEDPDFGNYNEASFDYDEIAFNAPYYTIVWAAGNDRGQGPEPNTQHWVWNGQNWVTSTSYHPKDGEVTNGFNCLPPDGVAKNIITVGAIDDIFNGYQNSSDVKQVNTDFSSWGPTKDGRIKPDIVANGDELYSTLPNLTFGNMSGTSMAAPNVTGSIALLLQHYKNTHSGYVPLSSTVKAILIHSADESGDHPGPDYKYGWGLLNTYKAAQLISLDQTNPTTIQEMDLLNGQPRTISNLYNDGTQPIKITLTWNDIPPVNMVGGPILMRDLDVRLIKGGVTYYPYKLNSASPSSAAITGDNNRDNVEQIFLQSPGAGYYTIVVL; via the coding sequence ATGAATAAGCTAGTTTTATTATTCTTATTAATGTTTTGTCTGGTTCAACTTAGGATTAATGCCCAAAATGATTTAGATGAAAAAGTTAGAACACAAATAATCAGTAATACAGACACATTAGCTCTAAAATCTTTTAAGGAGAAACAGAAACAAAAAAGTGAAATAAACAAAGAAAAAATAAATAATCTAATTAAAAAAAATCCTAATTTATTAATTAGAAGTTCAAAAAATGGCAAGACAATAGAACTAAAAGAAATAAAAAATGGACGCCCTGTTTATAGAACAACTTTTAATAGAGTGGCTGCTCAAACCACTTCAACGGACGATGTTTGGTCTTCGCCATTTAATCTTGATGGAAGTGGAATTAATATTGGTTTATGGGATGGGGGAGCTGTTGATGAATTTCATACATCTTTTAGAGAGGGGACCTATGGTCAGAAACATGTTTTCTATGTTGACCCGGATACCATACCAATTGATGATCATGCTACTCACGTTGCTGGAACTATTGTAGCTGACGATGATAATTTTAATTCTAAAGGAATGGCAAGTAAATCGATAATTATTTCAAGAGATTGGAATGAAGATGTAATTGAAATGACAAACGCTGCGGCACTTCTTGATCCTAATTTTCCAAACGGAATACTTCTTTCAAATCACTCTTATGCTACAATAACCGGGTGGGAATGGGGAGATCTAAGAAAAGTGGGCTCAGATGCCTGGTATTGGATGGCGGGAAATATGGATATTGAAGATCCGGATTTTGGAAATTACAATGAAGCAAGTTTTGACTACGATGAAATTGCTTTTAATGCTCCATATTATACAATCGTATGGGCAGCAGGCAATGATCGTGGACAAGGCCCTGAACCGAATACTCAACATTGGGTTTGGAATGGTCAAAATTGGGTTACTAGTACAAGTTATCATCCAAAGGATGGAGAAGTAACCAATGGATTTAATTGTCTGCCACCTGATGGTGTGGCGAAAAATATAATTACAGTTGGTGCAATTGATGATATCTTTAATGGATATCAAAATTCATCTGACGTAAAGCAAGTAAACACAGATTTCAGTTCCTGGGGACCAACTAAAGACGGAAGAATTAAACCTGATATTGTTGCAAATGGGGATGAACTCTACTCAACTTTACCAAATTTAACTTTTGGTAATATGTCTGGTACCTCTATGGCGGCACCTAATGTTACTGGTTCAATAGCTTTGCTTTTACAACATTACAAAAATACTCATAGTGGATATGTTCCGCTTTCCTCTACTGTTAAGGCTATACTAATTCATTCTGCCGATGAATCCGGTGATCATCCTGGACCAGACTATAAATATGGCTGGGGTCTGTTAAATACTTACAAAGCTGCACAGCTTATTTCGCTAGATCAGACTAACCCGACAACAATTCAGGAAATGGATTTGTTAAATGGTCAACCGCGTACAATAAGTAATCTTTATAATGACGGAACTCAGCCAATAAAAATAACTTTAACGTGGAACGACATACCACCGGTTAATATGGTTGGTGGACCAATACTTATGAGAGATCTTGATGTACGATTAATAAAAGGCGGAGTAACTTATTATCCATATAAATTAAATTCAGCAAGTCCATCTTCTGCAGCAATAACTGGTGATAATAATAGGGACAATGTTGAACAAATATTTTTACAATCCCCTGGCGCTGGATACTATACAATTGTAGTCTTGTAA
- a CDS encoding IS3 family transposase, whose translation MNRKWVEPDVRDNVVEFVNFIRLKTDIPLKGITPLLGISSSKYYSWIERKGVKNNHNGKTSKEHWCLDWEKKAIIVYAKVHPVEGYRRLTYKMIDDNVVAVSPATTYRILKAAGLLNRWNKVKRSSKGGGFDQPTAPHQHWHTDIKYVNYHGTFLFLISVIDGYSRYIVHHELRRSMQQFDVQLTLQRALEKYPGTKPRIISDNGPQFISKDFAEYLKLLGLQHIRTSVAYPQSNGKIERYHRTIHQDCLMKTSLINLDDARKQISSYIDYYNTKRLHSSLFYLTPEDFLIDRVEEKLKVRERKLKEAKLKRIEVRYAS comes from the coding sequence ATGAACAGAAAGTGGGTTGAACCTGACGTAAGAGATAATGTTGTGGAGTTTGTAAACTTCATAAGACTCAAGACTGATATTCCGCTTAAAGGCATCACTCCTCTTTTAGGCATTAGTTCCAGTAAATATTATTCCTGGATTGAGAGGAAAGGAGTAAAAAATAACCATAACGGAAAGACTTCCAAGGAACATTGGTGCCTGGACTGGGAGAAGAAAGCCATTATTGTCTATGCTAAAGTTCATCCCGTAGAAGGTTACAGACGCCTTACTTACAAGATGATTGATGATAATGTTGTTGCTGTTTCGCCTGCTACTACTTACAGAATACTTAAAGCTGCCGGCTTACTTAACAGGTGGAATAAAGTTAAAAGATCTTCTAAAGGAGGTGGCTTTGATCAGCCAACAGCTCCTCACCAGCACTGGCATACCGATATTAAGTATGTTAACTATCACGGAACTTTTCTGTTTCTTATTTCTGTTATTGATGGTTACTCACGATATATAGTTCATCACGAACTAAGACGAAGTATGCAACAGTTTGATGTTCAGTTAACCTTGCAGAGAGCTTTAGAGAAGTACCCCGGCACAAAGCCAAGAATCATTTCAGATAATGGTCCTCAGTTTATTTCCAAAGACTTTGCTGAATATCTGAAGCTTCTAGGACTTCAGCATATAAGAACCTCTGTTGCTTATCCTCAGAGTAATGGCAAGATCGAACGATACCATAGAACTATTCATCAGGACTGCTTAATGAAAACCTCTTTAATCAATCTTGATGATGCACGCAAACAGATTTCATCTTATATTGATTACTACAATACTAAAAGACTTCACAGTTCGTTGTTTTATTTAACACCTGAAGATTTTCTTATTGACAGAGTTGAAGAAAAGCTGAAAGTAAGAGAACGAAAACTTAAAGAAGCTAAACTGAAAAGAATTGAGGTTAGATATGCAAGCTAA